AAATACGTTTACCATGACCGCAGATGGCTTCCAAAAGCGCGGGTTGAGAGTATTGGGCAGCCTGTAAACGAGCAGATTCGTTTGACTTTAGAGAAAGTCGAAGGGCCTATGCGTGTGGTGGACTTAGCGAGTGAACTTGCCGCGAGCCGTGGTAGGGCTAAAGAGGTTTGGGTCGAAAGGCTTCCGAAAATGCTGAATGCTGACCCTTATCTTTTTTGCACCAAAAACGGAATTGCAGGGCTGCGAAAATGGATTTTCGAAGCCTACGACGAGACCCCAGAGCAAGCACTTTATATCAATGACCTCACTTACGAGGAAGTCGAAGAGATCGACCCGTCCATTGCACGTTTGAGTTTTCACGACTTGGATTCCGCCGCAAAGAGAATCGTTGAGTTTTTGCCTATCGCTGTGAAACCTATCGGGTTTCTCGCATGGCGGAAATTAAATCCAGCAGAGCCATACGCGCCGAGACTTTACGATCCTGTAGCCCTTTTCGAAGCGCTGATTTCGCAAAGCGATGTCGTATTCGGGGCAGACGGAAAGTTGTATCCCGCAAGCACGGCCGCGAGTTGGATTCGTACAGCGATTCGAGAAGCGCACGCAATGGAACCTACCGTCGAAATCGAAGAAGCGGCTCCCCTGGAATTCGGAAAACAGGAAATCGAGGAGATGCACGAACTCATTTTCTCGAGCGATGAATCCTTCAGCGTAAGCAAGTATTTGGAAGAAAAATACGAACTCACTCCCGTCGATAGAACGTACTACGAAGACTTAGCGAATGCCGTCAACGCATTGAAAAATGCGGGAGTTGCATGGTGGGTCGGTGGAGACCGTTTTAGAAAACCGAACAGTGCGCCCGACTACATTTATTACGTTCCTGAATTTTTCGAGTTTCCGAAATACGAATTTCGCGATGAAGACGGCGAATTGATCGACATCGAACTTTCCGATGACGCGTTCAGCAGCGCTTTGAGAAAAGAGATGTCGCATCCGCTCGCAATGGATGTCTTGGATGAAGACCCACAACCGGTTTCGAAAAAACTTCCGGTCATAATTCGGCTCGTTTTGAAATCTTTACACAGAGAACTCGGTACTTTCCCCCTTTGCCAATTCCCCCCCGGCTGGCTAGAGACAGAGCCGACGATTCAGGAAATCGTTTTTGTAGACCCGCAAGGTAGAGAGTTGCCCGTTTGGCTCAATCACGAAACGCGCCTTCTTTATAATCTTTTGGATTGGTGGCTCGAGCAACCAGTGGAGAGTGGGGCAGTGTTCACGCTGACGAAAACACAGCGCCCGAATGTTTATGCGTTTCAATGGCTCGATGAAACAGACCCGCTCTTGTTCATCCCGAACGACAGGATGGAAGAACTTCGCGATTTCGCTTCGCGCTCCGCGGATTTGTCCACCTACGAGATCATCATGGAAATTTTGAGCAAACATCCCAAAGGAGCGCATTACTTGACGATCCTTGCAGAAACGAATGTCGTTCGTCGTGTGACACGTAGGCTGGTTGCCTCGATACTCACCGGATATCATTGCTTCTATCAACGTCCCGGTTCGCCGGTATGGCACTTCGATGCGAAGAAAGCAGCGCAAGGGTTCGATAAAACGAAACGGAAATTCATCAGGAAGTAGGAAAGAAATATGCCGAATATCAAATCGATGGTCAAAGACCTCAAGCGCAATGCAAAACGACGCTTGAGAAATCAGAGCACGAAATCAGCGTTGAAAACCTACGTCAAAAAAGCGCGCGAAGCGATAGGCTCTCCGGAAGGAGAGGCGCTCCTTCGAGAGGCGTGCAGGATGCTGGATAAAGCGGCGGAACGGGGGATTATTCACAAAAACCAAGCCGCGCGCAGGAAATCTCGTCTAATGCAAGCCTTCAACCGCTCACAGTCGAACGCTTGATTTCTGTTTGGACAAATCTTTAAGATTCGGCAGTTTTTTAGATTGTTGTGTTCCGGAGGCTTTTTAATTATTTAAAATTTGGATAATTTTATTTAAATTTGGATAATTTTTCGTGGGGGGGGTGAATCGAGTGCGATTGTACTCGCAAAACAACACGCACCGGAATCTATTCTAATATGCTTTTTATGCGCCAGGGAAACGTTTCCCGCAGTATATTCTGGACTTCAGGTTCCAGCCCCTGAAAGATCTCCCGGGCAACATCCTCGCTGGCATTAGCGATTCCCAACACGCACCTTCCGATTTTTCCCACATCCTGCTCTTCCTTCAGTTTCTCTATCACCACAGGAACTAGTTTGAGGGCAACTTTCTTGCTGGCACGGGCGATTCTCTCCAGGCACCATCCGATATTTCCCACATCCTTCTCTTCCTTCAGTTTCTTTATCAGCCCCTGCCGGTCAAACTTCGGGTTTTCCACAATCTTCCGGGCAACATCCTTGCTGGCACGGGCGATTCCCTCCACGCACCATCTGATTTTTTCCACATCCTTCTCTTCCTTCAGTTTCTTTATCAGCCCCTGCCAGTCAAAGTTCGGGTCTTCCACAATCTTCCGGGCAACATCCTCGCTGGCGAGGGCGATTCCCTCCACGCACCATCCGATTTTTCCCACATCCTTGTCCTTATTCAGTTTCTTTATCAGCCCCTGCCAGTCAAACTTCGGCTCTTCCACAATCTTCCAGGCAACCTCTATGCTGGCTTCGGCGATTCCCTCCACGCACCTTCCGATTTTTCCCACATCCTTCTCTTCCTTCAGTTTCTCTATCACCACAGGAACTAGTTTGAGGGCAACTTTCTTGCTGGCATTAGCGATTTCCTCCACGCACCATCTGATTTTTCCCACATCCTTCTCTTCCTTCAGTTTCTTTATCAGCCCCTGCCAGTCAAACTTCGGGTTTTCCACAATCTTCCGGGCAACCTCTATGCTGGCATTGGCGATTCCCCACACGCACCATCCGATATTTCCAACATCCATCTCCCCACGAATTGCCTCAAGAATTTTGTCCAGATTCTCCTTCTTCCCGGCGAGAGAACGAATCAGCGATTTACCTTCTCCTGTCCACGAGGGAAGCTTTGCGATGAGTTCGCAGGCGTTCTTCGGACAGTTCCGTAAATACAGATGGAAGAGGGCATCCTCCCAGGGTGTATTTTGTAAGTCTTGCGCATGAGTTAGGATGGCATTACGAATTTGCTTGACCGGTTGTCTGAGCCGGGATGAGGTTTGGGCTTCCAGGAAAAGGTTTGCGACAGCCGAATGGTGAAGGCTCACTCTTCCGCCCCCTCCAGAGAGGATGCGGGATTCCAAAAGGATATCCAGGGTTTCTCTATTCAGTCCAAGGGTATCGGTTAAAAAGTATTGAGCCACAGGAATTTCGAAGCGATAGAAAGCGGCGAGGGCCAGCAGGATTAAAACGGCTTGCTCTTTATTCACTCTCTCGCGGTCAGCGGGAACCATATCGCGGTAGAATCCTTCGTCCGGTCCATCGGGGTACAGCCATCTTGCCACCGTTTCGCAAACTTCCTTCCTTGCCATCGTTTCCTTCTTTTTGTAGGTTTCCAGGGCCCAGGTGAGAAGAAGGAGATTTTGGTCGTATCCTTCTTGCTGGATAAGCGCTTTTTCTCTTTCTTCAATCTCTTTTTCCAGGACTTTTTCCTCAAAAAGTTTAACGATTGAGTCTGCCGCATCCACCGCTTGGAGTTGAATGACTCGTTTTCCTTCTGAAAGGAATGCTTTTAGGGGGCTTGTGTGGATGGTATCCTTCTCCATTTCCCAGGAGGGCTCCAATGGGCGAGAGGCAAGGAGGATTTTACATTTTAATGGCGGAGTACCGAGTAACTTTTCTGCAAATTCTCTATCTAAATGAGCGTCGTCCACCAGGAGGATGGCTTCTTCAGGCAATTGTTGGATTGCTGAAAATTTGGGGCGCTCTGGCTCCTTCAAACGGATAAAATAGACTTCTGCTTTTTCTTCGATAAGTTGGTATCCGATAGAGTGGAGGAGAACGGATTTGCCGGAGGCGGGGTCGCCTGTGAGTCCCACTCGCCGCTCTGTCTTAAGGAGGTCTAAAATTTTCCCGACCTCCTCACGCATGACCACATACCCCGCCTCAAAATCCACAGCCATCGGTCCAATGAGACGATAAAACTCTGGCGTTTGATAAACCCTCTTCTGAAAGTCTAAGATGCTGGAAACGGTATAGGGTGCCCATTCTGGAGAGCGGGGACATTGAGCCTTAAATTCTCTCTCGTGTTCCTTGATGTATATAATCGCGTTCCTCAGAGCCTCATCTGGACTTTCTCGGTCTAACGGAATAGGCTCTTGCCCATACCTAAACCCTGTTATTTTGACGCCATTTTCTAAAATGTATATCACCGGAATTCTTGATTTGTCGGCGTAGCCAATCTCCTGATTTACAAACGCACTTTTAGAAGCCTTTTCCGTGTAAAGAACGAGGAGGCAGAAACTTTCATCCAGTTTCTGCCTTATTTTCTCGCTGATGTTTTTTTCATACTCAGGTTCTCTCTCTGCTACATAGAGGGGAACCTTATGCTCTTGAGAGAGTTCTTCCAGTTTTTCTATTAACGGATTATCTGGATTCTTCCTGTTTCTGACATCCCCAGCATGACTCAGAAAAACCAGATTTCTCATCTCAAATCCGTTCGAGGTTTATTTTACTATTTAGAATAACCCAACAAGGCACTCGCCATGAGGTCTGCCTCCGTATGCCGGAATAGGTCTCTTCAAACGGAGAGGTTCGCGCGAAACTTCTCCCCTTTGAGAGATACCTGCTTTAGAACTGAAGACCTTTAAAACTACATTTGAAAAACTTATCCCAGACCCATCGGAGGAAGGATCACTCGCAACGCGACGACCGTCACGATCCATCCGGCGATGTCGAAAAGGAATCCTGAGCGCATCATCTCCCGCGCGGGAACTAAACCCGAGGAATAAACGATTGCATTTGGGGGGGTACTGATTGGGAGCATGAAACCGAAACTCGCGCCGATCGCCGCTCCCAACGCTGGAGGAATCGGACTCATGCCTGCTCCTTGTGCTACTCCGATAGACATCGGAACGATCGCCGCTGCGGCTGAGGTGTTGCTCGCAAGTTCGCTCAAAAGAATCGCCAGCGCGGTGGTCATCGCAGTGAGAACCCAAACACTTTCGATTCCGAAAAGTCGTGTGATCGTTTTTCCTAAAGTCTCTGCGAGCCCTGTCTCGTGCATCGCATTTCCCAAAGCGATACCCCCCGCGAAAAGAAGAATCGTTCCCCAATCTATTGACGCCCCTTGCTTCCAGGAAAGAGTCCTTTTCGATTCGGTGTCTTTCGCAGGAAGCAGGAACAAAAGCATCGCCCCGATAAGACTCGCCACCGAGGGGGGGATATGTTTTTGAGACCATTTTGCGAATAAAGACTCCTGACCCAAAATCATCGCGGAAGTGTCGGGTAAAAGCCAAAGAAAAAGCGTGATCAAAAACGCGATAAGGGCGTTTCGTTCGCTCGTCGAAAGAGGTCCCATCTTTTCGAGATCTTCTTTGGCGACGTTCGATGCGTTTTCGGTGCTCGGTGCGTTTTGTCCGTACAAGAAACTCAACACGAGCCAGGAGAGGACAAGCATCACGATGTTGATGGGCATGGCAAAGGCAACCCACTGCAAAAATGTGATATCCACGCCTGCGACATTTTTGATGTGATCGTGTGCAATCAAATTCGGCGGTGTCCCGACGATGACCCCCACAGCAACCGACGAACTCCAAGTGAGAACGAGCATCATGCCGATAGCGTATTTCGAATCTTGCGCACCTCGCCCTAACGCACCGAGCAGACTCAAACCGATGGGAAGCATCATCGCTGTGACGGCGGTGTTGCTCACGAAAAGGCTAATGGAACAAGTGATTACCGCTACCGTGAACAAGAGTCTTTTCGGAGTTCTCGACGCCCATGGATAACGAAGAAGCAAATAGGCGATCCGTCTGTCAAGGGCGGATATATGCAATCCCTTAGCCAAAAGAAAACTTCCGATGAACAGCAAAATCGTGGGTTCGCCAAAAGCGCTGAAGACTTTCTTTTCATCGGAAACACCGAACAGGACGAGCAGTGTCGCTCCGAGAAGCGCAGTTACTGCGAGGGGGAGAGCCTCCGTAATCCAAAGGATAATCACCGCGGAAAAAATGCTCGCCGTAATTTGTTGTGGATATTCCAGGTCACGACATAGAAAAAAAACTAATAAGAACAAAACCACCGCGAGGGACATCCCGATCGCGGAAACGCTTATTCGCCGCATTGAATGTAGTCTATCCTCATTTTCCCTTTTACGAATGCAACTCCAAGGGGCAAGGCTATGGCTTGTGAATAACGAACGCTATTTCTCTCTACTGAGCATCTCCAAGAGTTAGCTTTATATGGGTCGAGCTGCCGATGTAAGGATACACACATTTCCCGAAGGCATAACAATAAACCCTTAAAAAGGTAATCCCGGCATTACGCCGGGACTTCGATTACCTACGGCTGAATCTCCTTTTGGGAGCCGCCTTGTTTCAGAGATTCAGCCAGACTGCCATAGGGTTATAAAATAATACCACAAATTGAATCTTTTGTCAAGGGGGTTTTCCCAATGAAAGAAAAAGTACTCGGAATTGACGTCGGGTCGAACTCCATAGGCTGGGCACTCATCGCAACCGATTACCAAAGCCAGGATTACCAACTCCTGCAGGGGGGCATTTGCGCCTTCCTCTCCGCAGAAGAACGGGGGGAAGCCAAAAATAAGGATAGGCGTGACAAGCGTCTCGCCCGAAGGCAAACTTACCGCAGGGTCACCCGCAGGGAAATCCTGTGCCGGACCCTCGTCCACGCAGGGCTTTTGCCGGTAAACGAACGGGAACGACGAGAACTCCTCAAAGACGGAGAGGATCGCAACTCCTATGCTCTCCGCACCCGTGCCCTAAACGAGAAACTCAACCCCTACGAAATCGGACGAATCCTCATGCATCTTGTCCGACGACGAGGGTTCTTGAGCAGTAGAAAGCAAAACCTCGGAGAACTCGCTCGCGACCCGGAAATCCAAAAAATCATAGAGCGGTTAGAGGAAGAAGAGGCCGAGCTTTCCCTCACCACGCCCCAAAAACGCAAGCGAGAAAAACAACAAGCCACCCAGACCGATGCCCAAAGTCGGGAAGAAGAAGACGAAAGCACAACCCTCCGCAAAGGGAAAGAGCTCCAAAAAGAAATGGAAGAGGCAGGCGCCCGTACGCTCGGGGAGTATTTCTATCAACTCCTCCAACAAGGAAAACCCATACGACGGCGAACCACTCTCCGAAGCATGTACGAGGACGAATTTGACGCCATCTGGCAAAAACAACAAGAGTACTACCCCAACCTCCTCACCCAGGAACTCAAAGAACGAGTGCGGTACATCCTCTTCTTCCAGCGCCCCCTTAAGCTGGACCCTGATAGGCTCGGCCAATGCTCCTACGAACCAGAAGAACACCGCGCCTATCTTGCCCTGCCAACGATCCAAAGATGGAGGATCTGGCAAGACCTCAATAACCTAACCCACCGCCAAAAAGACCTCCACGACGAAACACCCCTCACTTATGAACAAAAAAGCCTCCTCTTTGAAGCTCTGGAACACAACCAGAAACTCACCTGGGCGCAAGTCCGCAAACTCCTGAGTATTCCAAGAGACCGCATCTTCAATCTGGAAGAAGAAAAAGGAAAAAAGGGAAAGGAACTCACAGGGAACATCACCTCCATCGCCCTTCGGAAAGCCCTCGGCGAAAAGTGGGATAACCTACCGCCAGAAAAGCAAGATGAACTGGTGCAATTACTCGTCACCGAACAAAGACGAAGGGTCCTTTATGAAACTCTTCAGACCCCTGAATGGGGCTTTACCAAAGAAGAAGCCATCAAAGCCATCTCTACCCCCCTGAAATCGGGAACTGCCTCCGTCTCCCTCACCGTCGCCCGTAAAACCCTTCCCCACTTGAAGGCGAAAGAATACTGCCCAAGAACCGTACAGCCAGACGGTTCTGAAAAGGGATGTGACCGCGAAGGACACCTCTGGCACCACGCCCTGGAACTCGCAGGATACACCTTCAGGGAAGAATCCCCCACTACTGGAGTCGACAAACTCCCCCTCCCACCCGAGGTCCGAAACCCCGTCGTCCAGAAGGCGCTCTTCCAACTCAGAAAAGTCGTCAATGCCATCGTCAAGGAATACGGGAAACCCAATCGCATTCGCATAGAATTCGCCCGAGACCTCCAGACCAGCCAGGCAAAACGAGAACGCATCATCAGGGAACAACAAGAAAACGAAAGGAAAAACAGGGAAGCCAGGGAGAAACTGATAAAGGAATTCGGGATATCCCGCCCCTCCCGTGACGACGTTATCAAACTCCGCCTCTGGGAAGAATACCCTTACTGCCCTTATACTGGTACGTTCATCTCACAGGATATGCTCTTCAGCGAACAAGTGGACGTGGAGCACATCCTCCCCTTCAGCCGAACCCTGGACAACTCCTATATGAACAAAACCCTCTGCCTCGCAGAGGAAAACCGAAACGTGAAACACAACAAAACCCCTTACGAGGCATACGGAAGCGATGAGGAACGCTGGAAGAGAATCCTTAAGAACATTGAGAACCTTCCAAAGCCAAAACAACAACGCTTCAAAATGACCGAACTCCCCGAGGAGTTCTACCACCGCCAACTCAACGACACCCGCTACATCGCCAAAGCCTCAAGAGAATATCTCAAACAACTCGGGGTCCCCGTGGAGCCCACTAAAGGAAGCGTCAC
This genomic stretch from Fimbriimonadales bacterium harbors:
- the rpsT gene encoding 30S ribosomal protein S20 — encoded protein: MPNIKSMVKDLKRNAKRRLRNQSTKSALKTYVKKAREAIGSPEGEALLREACRMLDKAAERGIIHKNQAARRKSRLMQAFNRSQSNA
- a CDS encoding TIR and AAA domain-containing protein, producing MRNLVFLSHAGDVRNRKNPDNPLIEKLEELSQEHKVPLYVAEREPEYEKNISEKIRQKLDESFCLLVLYTEKASKSAFVNQEIGYADKSRIPVIYILENGVKITGFRYGQEPIPLDRESPDEALRNAIIYIKEHEREFKAQCPRSPEWAPYTVSSILDFQKRVYQTPEFYRLIGPMAVDFEAGYVVMREEVGKILDLLKTERRVGLTGDPASGKSVLLHSIGYQLIEEKAEVYFIRLKEPERPKFSAIQQLPEEAILLVDDAHLDREFAEKLLGTPPLKCKILLASRPLEPSWEMEKDTIHTSPLKAFLSEGKRVIQLQAVDAADSIVKLFEEKVLEKEIEEREKALIQQEGYDQNLLLLTWALETYKKKETMARKEVCETVARWLYPDGPDEGFYRDMVPADRERVNKEQAVLILLALAAFYRFEIPVAQYFLTDTLGLNRETLDILLESRILSGGGGRVSLHHSAVANLFLEAQTSSRLRQPVKQIRNAILTHAQDLQNTPWEDALFHLYLRNCPKNACELIAKLPSWTGEGKSLIRSLAGKKENLDKILEAIRGEMDVGNIGWCVWGIANASIEVARKIVENPKFDWQGLIKKLKEEKDVGKIRWCVEEIANASKKVALKLVPVVIEKLKEEKDVGKIGRCVEGIAEASIEVAWKIVEEPKFDWQGLIKKLNKDKDVGKIGWCVEGIALASEDVARKIVEDPNFDWQGLIKKLKEEKDVEKIRWCVEGIARASKDVARKIVENPKFDRQGLIKKLKEEKDVGNIGWCLERIARASKKVALKLVPVVIEKLKEEQDVGKIGRCVLGIANASEDVAREIFQGLEPEVQNILRETFPWRIKSILE
- a CDS encoding DASS family sodium-coupled anion symporter, whose amino-acid sequence is MRRISVSAIGMSLAVVLFLLVFFLCRDLEYPQQITASIFSAVIILWITEALPLAVTALLGATLLVLFGVSDEKKVFSAFGEPTILLFIGSFLLAKGLHISALDRRIAYLLLRYPWASRTPKRLLFTVAVITCSISLFVSNTAVTAMMLPIGLSLLGALGRGAQDSKYAIGMMLVLTWSSSVAVGVIVGTPPNLIAHDHIKNVAGVDITFLQWVAFAMPINIVMLVLSWLVLSFLYGQNAPSTENASNVAKEDLEKMGPLSTSERNALIAFLITLFLWLLPDTSAMILGQESLFAKWSQKHIPPSVASLIGAMLLFLLPAKDTESKRTLSWKQGASIDWGTILLFAGGIALGNAMHETGLAETLGKTITRLFGIESVWVLTAMTTALAILLSELASNTSAAAAIVPMSIGVAQGAGMSPIPPALGAAIGASFGFMLPISTPPNAIVYSSGLVPAREMMRSGFLFDIAGWIVTVVALRVILPPMGLG
- the cas9 gene encoding type II CRISPR RNA-guided endonuclease Cas9 (Cas9, originally named Csn1, is the large, multifunctional signature protein of type II CRISPR/Cas systems. It is well known even to general audiences because its RNA-guided endonuclease activity has made it a popular tool for custom editing of eukaryotic genomes.); protein product: MKEKVLGIDVGSNSIGWALIATDYQSQDYQLLQGGICAFLSAEERGEAKNKDRRDKRLARRQTYRRVTRREILCRTLVHAGLLPVNERERRELLKDGEDRNSYALRTRALNEKLNPYEIGRILMHLVRRRGFLSSRKQNLGELARDPEIQKIIERLEEEEAELSLTTPQKRKREKQQATQTDAQSREEEDESTTLRKGKELQKEMEEAGARTLGEYFYQLLQQGKPIRRRTTLRSMYEDEFDAIWQKQQEYYPNLLTQELKERVRYILFFQRPLKLDPDRLGQCSYEPEEHRAYLALPTIQRWRIWQDLNNLTHRQKDLHDETPLTYEQKSLLFEALEHNQKLTWAQVRKLLSIPRDRIFNLEEEKGKKGKELTGNITSIALRKALGEKWDNLPPEKQDELVQLLVTEQRRRVLYETLQTPEWGFTKEEAIKAISTPLKSGTASVSLTVARKTLPHLKAKEYCPRTVQPDGSEKGCDREGHLWHHALELAGYTFREESPTTGVDKLPLPPEVRNPVVQKALFQLRKVVNAIVKEYGKPNRIRIEFARDLQTSQAKRERIIREQQENERKNREAREKLIKEFGISRPSRDDVIKLRLWEEYPYCPYTGTFISQDMLFSEQVDVEHILPFSRTLDNSYMNKTLCLAEENRNVKHNKTPYEAYGSDEERWKRILKNIENLPKPKQQRFKMTELPEEFYHRQLNDTRYIAKASREYLKQLGVPVEPTKGSVTAILRDAWGLNALLRDVVKEDLGEIPSQEGETETLNTEEETEGETLTPDTPTKLRDDHRHHFVDAFVVALTSPALIKRISDHARTSDIPGKRAPYKGAASIPQKLREELRQTLKKIVVAHAPRRKIEGAFHDETAYGMRDQTGKRTHAYQDTKEGQDVKYVVRKPVDGLTPPEIARIIDGGIRERIIQRILQLVPEGEKESVRSAIEKYQKEGRPKIPQNTKKAIEEAIKKLKPPTPHDPETANLGVIDHTGKYIRRVRVEARIQEPKTLPVKDAQGRVYKVYFITGQYHHVEIFECTEDHEDPISKEKWEKGDRRGYFVSQLEAAERARRLKEPLVKRTPPKDWGPHWKFVMSLHKNDMVELNKPNRKGIFRVQQFDVGNENIMLRLHTSANTKDNRTREFLRISQSHFARKISVDPIGRIHPAGD